CAGACTCCTGGCCATACAGGACATTTTTCACCAATGGTACCTGCAGAAGGCACACAGCATTTTAAAGGACCACAGCCACTTAGCTCGCAGATTGGCTGCATGCAACAGACTCAAGACTTGTTTTTACtgtcatatatttatatttactatgTATATAGTATGTTCATATCTATTTACAGTGACACTTCTCAATACTTGTATATACTTGACAACTTTGTCACTTGTACAGTGTATAGAACACGTTTCATAATCTTTTTTtagtatatttaatatttttttatattttaattcttttttaCCTAAAATTTCATTGTAGtgtattttacttctttagcttatttttattctttatgtgTAATGCTGTTACACAATCAAGCTCTTTGTACTGAGCTGACCAGTTCTTTCCTTTCAACACgtttcattgtgttgttgaccctgtgttaacttGAACATGACAAATAGACCcgaaacttgaaacttgaatgCTCAGTTTCTCTGAAAGCAGATCAGTGTCTGTTCTCATAGAAATATGAAGTCCTGTCTTTATTCAAAGTGgtctttgatgcaaaaaaaagaagaagaaaaaagcacaaaataagcataaatactactaataaataatgtttatgtaACTGAAACCCTGGCTGGTATaagcagtctgtctgtgtgaggggCTGCCAACTCTGATCACATTATGTTATATGGAGCGTGAGTGATAAAAATCTTTGTTGGTAAAACTACCCACCCTCTTCCGTTTTTTGTGTGCCTGTTACTCTCTGGGGTGAGGACATGAAGTCATGCCAAGGCTTGGTGgtgtgaataaaatataatagactctctgtgtttgttagtgGCTGAAACCTGATGTGTATGACATTTATCTCTATTGCTGAGTATTTTATCATGTTGTGGATGTTGTGCATTTTGTATATTCTATGTGCTTTCTTGGCTGTCCTTAACTTGGACTACAATTCCCTTGATGCCTGGCCACCGAGGTTTATTCAACTAACCAAATGACGTGTGTTCTGTATTAAAGTTAACCAAGtgatgttttaacatttcatacTGCCACCTGTTTTTGCTTCAaaggtcattttttatttttgtaagtAAGTCTGATAATGGGTCAACGGTGTGCTCTAAAATTGCTTGCATGGCTGATTTTAATTGGTTTAAAAtcaattgttttaatttttagaGCCACAACACCTCCAAGTTCAATGTGGactgtttttattgactttatttctgtatttatcttCCGCCACTAGACATGGTACTAATGAGATTTTCATGTGAGTCAAGTAATTTTGCTCAAAAGCTATCACTCTAATATTAGAGCTTACTGAAACCAACTTTCTCTGAACAACCGACAGAAGACACACGATAATTGAAACTAACGTCATAGACCTCATACTACTGAAACGTATAACTAGATGATGAAGTAACATGGGAAATTACTGTATTTTAGACAATAGTTTCAGCGAGACATTTGAGCTCCAAAgtgatgaaatattattttttttactattattaaaAGGAAAGGCAGTGCTGATTGATACTACACACCCAGCTCCTGACAAATTTCTCAGGGGGGGGCTGTTGCAATGATGGTTAAGATGACCTGTTCAGtggataaaataataataaataaaagtcagataGCTCACTTTACAGTGTTACATTGCattgtttcatttggttttCCTGTTCAACCATTAGATGGTAACACCGGACATGaattaaacatactgtacagtatttttgtATCGCTATATCAAGTTAAATGTCTCAAATACAAtaaatttggggttcagtatcttacccaAGGACATTTTTCTTCTGACTTCTGATTAGTGCACTAtctccgagccacagccgcccataACTTAAAAAGAGACACGCCTCTCCTACATGCGGGCAGTGCGTTCAGAGCACCGAGGACTAAGGATGATTCTCCTAACgctttatttattactttcatGCCTTAATAATTTCACAAAGGCGAACTCGACACATTTACCCAGGATGATTTTCACAGACAAAGGTatgaaatatctttttttttattgttttattttaatttcttttacaACTTTGAAGCACTACAACTTTTCAACGTCGTCTGTATGCGTGTGCcaaaaaagaggaagacaaggacaatgattttaaaagtgttgagtgttcattttaaacacacaaaagacgcgacacagacaacagagcagCTGCACTGCGGCAAAGTTTAATCAGGCAAAGTGCTCCATGTCTCTATAGAGTCACGCTGTCACGTTGACACTagagtgaaaaaacaacaaacagtttcTCACggttcttttatttttgctgaCAACGAGGTCAGTCTAACCCATGTCACATTTTACTGTGGTTGTCAGCTGTGCTGATGTTCTCTTTTGACTCCAAAACGTTTCATGTGACTTTCATTATGATTTCTCTTCACTGGCTGCTCTTTAGATCTCAGGGTTCATGTGATCATTCATAGAGCTCTTAGGCTGCTACATCAAAGATACTAACACTGCAGCCTTTTATTACCAGCAGAGACCTGTCCCATAGAGCCAGGCTTATTTTAGTTAGTCTGACTTCAGTCAATCCGGTTTCATAAGCTCAGAGTTCCGGCAGCATTTAATCATTGATTTCATGGCATGCTTCCatattatttgaatattatacAAAAGTTGGTTCCGAGCAAGTCATTTGTTTAGACAAGAGGCAGCGACCTTGTATCTACAACTGACTCACAGCCATGCTTGTATTCAGAGCATCTCTACCACTCATGTGATATTGATACTATTAGTTAAAACCTTTTTATGTTAACAGAAGATACAATTcaataaatatgaattcataaatgaaatgaaagataCAATGATAAATTATAAGATATACGTTGTATGGTTTGGTATGTGTGGAATGGCCTATATCTAAATACTCCTAgctcggctggggcctttctgtgtggagtttgatgttctccctgtgtctgcagcttccttccacagtccaaagatatgCTTAATAGGTTAACCGGTGACTGTAAATTGGCCATaggtggttgtttgtctctatgtgccctgtgataaactggctgtaccccgcctcttgcccaaagtcagcgggtataggctccagccccaccgtgatcctgatgaggataagtggttacagataatggatggatggaaatgtaGTATCTGGATCCATATGCATCTATCTGGACCTCAACCcagatgttattttttgttataaTGACATGTTTCATTTAAGAGAGTTCAAGGGACAGATCAAACCCTTTTGGCTTACCTTTGATTACTGTGAGCGAAATTATATAAATTAGCATTACACAGGGTCAGGGGTAAGTCTTGAGGTCATTAAagggacagtgttaaatcttagtTTGTCATGAGGACCTCTCTTCTTGGGATACAGAGTAGCTGtatgtgtttaggaaagcaggcgCTGTAATGATAAGTAATAAGTTAATGAGCCATACGGCTATCTTACTCCCttgacacaacagataggtacaggaacatatttccttgtttgtagaaTAATGACCATTTCTAGAAATAGAGTAGTTGTGGCACTATTTTGAGGATGTATAgcccacacagagacacttctTCAGAATTGAGGTGTCACGACAAGCGTCACATCATGACAAGCATACTGATAAATCTTAAATTCTCTTTGGCCATGTTTCAATAAaactttcagcataagacatcttggactcctgtgcactaGAACTGGTACGTAGATGTGCCTGCTGTTCCCAGAATATAACATATACTTTCTTGACCATGCTAGTTTTCAGGTTCATGCTTAAGTGGTACTTTTGCAACACTAAAACATACCATTTCTTCTTAAACAACTCCTCTTAAATAACTTATAACTTTAGTAGTCCTGTCAACACGTTACATGCAAAATGCATGTCCATGCTGTATAAGCTCACAGGAAGTACCATATCTGCCTTTATTCATCCGGGACTTGAGCCCACAATGCTGCGGTTACTATCAGAGCACTGCAAACACAGGTCTTCATCTGTATCAGTTTGAGCTCACTGTTGCTGCTAAAAGTTCTCCCATACTTTGTTAATGGCAAAGGTCCTGTTCATGTTGCAAAGCACTTTGTGAGGTTCTGCTTTTGCTGTACGTATTAATTTGTTCATTATGTAACTGGAAAATGGATGTggaaattttttttataaattactTTTGACTAATGAGGAAGTATGAGGTATGTATACGTAATAGGGTTCTCTAGCATCATTGTGAAGCAGAAGTCCTACAGCTGACTTCCCATTAATCAAAAATCGGACAAAGGcgtggagcatgggtggagctgacaGTACTCACTTATCAAGGTGGCCACACTcctaattatgcataacttgcAGCCTCAATATAACTCGAGCCGAGGAGAATGCTGCTTGGCGATAAGTAGACCACAGATTGTCGACTAGTTAATCATCGTCAGTCACAAATGGCGTGGTTCTGACTGtagatctgtttatttttttttaaatgaactttgGTACTTTTAGATACTACTGAATGCATAATTAAATGAGCATGTTCTTTCAAACACATATCAATACTGGTGACAGCCCTACTCTGCAGTCTTTTAGGAGAATTTCTAAAGAAGAACCCTTTttaataaggaggactggattcaaagtatcaaagttgaatttattattcttgtacaagaaggagcgtttaacagtgcaacacaagagggttacagagaaaaggctccctgaggagcactatcaataggttcttgtacattgttcaaaaatgggctgtctcggacacctccccactgatacagataacatcataacattcctttagttgttTTACTGCTCAGAAATtagcactatattttatatccacatggtactcccctagtctgtctctcctgtccttgtactactaatttataattgtctcttcctgccagcctcagtaaatcagaggccaactaagggaggtgTGACGTGACATGgtaaagacaggacacacacactctctatatgagttaaaacatctgcaccccagtataatcctaatttttataacacagtCACTATCATTTTGTTTGGACAAGATGTTTGTCCTCCAAATTGTCTTTTCAAGAGCTCACGTTTGTGAGAAATCAAGCAAACAAAGCGGAAATGTCTGAAGCCAGACAAAAGGCCTCCAAGCTATGAATAGAATTAGCAGGTTATAGCACACTTTTTACACTGAGGCACTTTTTTCTAAACTGAGGAATAGAAACCATCTgacatttctcctttctgtgCAAAACATGACAAACCATTGCATGACCATCATGAACTGAGAAAAGCATGATCTTGCATGATCCTTACTTCCGTTTACTATAtttgtaaattgaatatattttggtCTCTGACTAGATAGTTGgacaaaacaatacattttaactCTAGGAAAtcctgattgattgatttaattttacAATTGTCCAACTCTCTAATGAACTAATGGACTAAATgatcaataaaatcaattatccatccatccataaatatattttccataaCCTCTCCATTTTATCAAGGTCGTAGTAGGCAGAACAAGTCTCttgttcatcacagagctgacacagaaacaaacaactatTCAGACCTAGCCGCATGtcttggactgtgggaggaagccagactTTCTAGAGAGAAGCAACATATTAGAGTCAATATAAATGTCATTGTTAGTCGCAGCATTATGTTGTGCAGAGAACATGATACAAACGTAGACAAAACAAGACTAAGGTTTGTTCAATCAGATCCATCCATGTCAGTAAAAAAACGGCCATCGGAGACAATACCATTTAAAACATGCGATGAAGGCATTCACAGTGCTCCCAACACATtcctcagacttttttttttttcacatgaaagGGAGTAATtgtgtaacaaaaaaacaaaaacaatctgagAGAGACGTCAAACTCTGCCTTCATTCTCACTTCCACGAGCTGGTTAGTCGTGGGTGCAAATGTCAGATCACTGGTTCAGGAAGTTACAGATATAACTGGACACAGACCGAGTCACTCTGGGGGCGGGTGTGAGtagttgagacatttcacttaaaacaGCAAATGTAAACCTGCTGGATCAGGAATGTCTCTATCCATCTAgcagatgttgagatattttactgtGCAAGTGAAAACTTTGACTTATGGACGGCACTataggaaaaaaagtcagacaatTACCATTGGATCATAGGATTTATCTTCTGGGGACCTTGGATATGTATACCAAATATTATGGAAATCCATGCAACAGtttttgagacattttacaaaaaatctaaaatatcaaCCTCATGGTGACACTGGAGGAAATAAGAGGGGACCATCTCAGAGCACCATGTATGtgaatccatccaatagttgtggAGATATTTCAGCTGGCAAAGTGGTAAACCGACCCATACCACAAAGCCATGTTACTAGTTAAACTAAACATATATTAAGTTGTTACATAGTTGAATAAAATAACACCCATcattctaaatgttttttttgttttttgtttgtagaGACTACAATAGTCAGGTTATCTTTACCTGACAACCATGTACCCGTACGGATTGTCCTGGAAGGGGAGCCAGGCATGGCCACAACTGCTGGACAAAAAGACCTGATTTCATTCAACTTTCAAAGTCCTCAGAAGGTAGTGAACATTTCTCACTGTGTTTGACCATATATGAATTAATAGTGATGAGGAGAAagtgattcattttcttttctcttcacagGCTTCTGTGAAACATCCGGTGTTGTGGGAAGAATGCAATGGAAAGTCACCAGAAGTGAGCAGTGAAAGAAGTTATCATAAATATTATTTGGTTGTTGTTCTGATTtgaaatatgacaaacatttcTGCTCTTGTCATTTAAGGAGTGCAACTATAACATCGCAGTGATGCACAAGAGGAATGAGACGAACCAGACATTTGTGTGTGGGACTAATGGCCAGGAAAACGTGTGCTGCAGTATGGTAGGATACTGATGTGCTGGATATgcaaagaaaatggatggaagttTCTGTTTTGCTATAAATTTTGCTTGGGAATAGTCACTGGTTGTGAGCCTGCTCTGTTCGTGGCTCATTGTGACTTCtacttgtgtttatttgaaacAACCTACTGATGCTGCAAGAAATATAAATTAATgcttatttaagtttttttcaGATCTAAGGTAGTGCATGTTAAGACACCACATGTAGAAGTGTTTATTGGCTGAGTTTACTGAatcattaaattacatttgtgcTGGAGCAGTGATTTTTAAAGTGTACTGTGTCTTCTTGTAGAGTTTGTCAAAGGGTAAGTGCATTCCCTCTGGCAAAATAAAGGACATAAGAAGAACCATAAGGGAATTTACCATGAGAGAAGGTCAACCATCTGTCCTTGTGGGTGAGTTTCTGTACACATATATACTGGTTTTATCTTCCGATTCACCAACTTTCCTATTGgtgtcagacttttttttcatcctcatGGACTTCTTTGTCTTCCCTTTTCTTCCAGCGAAGGTGTTTGTTGAACATCTTTTTCAGCACTACTAACCCACTTTACTCAGCATGTTTGCCTCCTTCTTTGCTACCATTTCTTATGAATGGATTGCACTGGTGCTTTCTGCTTGTACCTACTTTCTTTACTTTACTAGCCACCAGTTTTTCCCACTGGCATCATCTCTCACTTCTGACCAGTAAGCAGTTTTtcatacaaacactgacaggaaaaACTAATGTTTGGAATATGAAAGGACGACTGATGCTTACCTTAAACACTGCAATTATATGTTCTGTCTTTGCAGAGTCAGCAGAAAGTGCACATCTCTACATTACACACTCTGGATCTGAAGGATCTAATGGCATCTACAAGTTCGGGACAAACAGATTAGCTCCAGCAAACCACGATAAAGGTATTTAGATGGAGATAGATTGGATTTCTGTAAGTTTGTCTGGTTGTCTGATTTTACCTTCAACATTCATTCAAataattacttttcttttctgtcgTTTCTGTCTTTAGAGCAGCACTATGTTGGTTTGGTGCTcagcaaacaggaaaacaatCAGGACAAAGTTTATGGCTTCTATAGGGAGAAAAGCAAAGACAGAAGCATGTACAGTGAAATGTGGCTCCCTTTTGTGACCCAGGTTTGCACGGTAAGGCTTGCATAATTAAGAAACAGACATTTTAGCTAGATTGTGTCAGATATGTGCACAAAGTATCCATTGCATATGTCAAGCATTAGCTCCGCAATATGAAGAAGTGATTGATCTTTTGGCTGTTGGTTGCTTTCAGGCAGATATTGGTGGTCCCAAGAACACACTGCAGTTCTTCTGGACATCCCAGATGAATGCCAGGCTCTTTTGTGGAGACCCTGAGAGAAAACAGCACTTCTCTGAGCTGGTAGACGTGGCTACTGTGCATGCAGAGCAGTGGCAGGATACAAGGATTTATGCACTCTTCAGAAATGAATGGTGGGACTTATTACAATTCATACATTTAAGCAAGGGTGGAAAAGATATTGTAAGgttttacttgagtaaatacGCTATTATTTTCTAAGTTTGGATCACAAGATGATCTCCAACATTCAGTAGAGTAAAGGTACTGAAGTATAGTTAAAAGAGGCATTTTGCCTTATCAAATGTTGTGCTTGGTTTCAAAAATATAATCCACATTTGAGTGGTGAAGGTGAAGTTCTTCTTTATTGGCATTTAGTTTGGTTTACTTCCcctttatatttattcatttatttataaagatattcttttggctgtttttagatagagacagctgaagagtaacagaaatttggggagagagatggggaatgacatgcagcagaggGCCGCAGGTCTGATTCAAAccggctgctgcagcaaggcaTCATACATGTGGCAGATGCTCTAGTGAGCTAGTCGTACATACTTCCCCTTTATATTTTAGGTCTAAGATCAGTTCCTCTTCTTAAACTCTGACCTAAATTTCTTGTTAATgcagatgtttctgtttatacccactgacctctctctgtctgcaggggtatgagtgctgtgtgtgtctacaaGATACAAGATATCGACTACATCTTCAAAACTTCCCCTTTTAAAGGGGAATCGGAGAACAGGTCTAGAGAGGTATGTGTCATTACAAATGATCTGAGGTGAAATATATAACAACATATCTCAGCACAAAATGATTCCTGGCCATTATTATGGCTCCTATTTTTCCAACATGTGCTTAAAGTAATATTAAATACCAAGAATTTCAAGTATGTCTGACACTGATATTACTGTACAGTGCATGTGTGAAGTCAGTAACTGAACTCTTTTTGTATACGaactaaaaccaaaacatttgcctttctcttcagtgtgtttcagaCAGCACAAAGATTAATTTTCAAACCTTGATGCTGATCAAAAAGACTTCAGAGATGGAGAAATGGATCCTGCCTGTAAACAACTCTGGCCCACTTCTCTTCAATCACCACAACTACACTCACATCAATGTTGACAGTTCCCAGCATGAGCACCAACcagttctgtttctgtctctgagtAAGTAACACAGTAACATAAATCAGGGAAGTtgatactgtactgtactgtatttgagTACTTTTCAAGGTAATTACATGCACAGGTTCCTTTTTTAGAGAATTTCTTTTATAGTAGCTCTGCCTGTACTAGTTCCTACTTGTATCCAGATGTGCACACAGCTTGTATAAAagcatgttttggttttgcgGCACACCAAGTCATGACAAAGCCcaactacagaaaaaaacaaaacacattattagTCCTACTGTATAAGATCCTGATAAAAGTCATGGCACTGATTATGACTGGTGTACAATATCGCGGAAACTGGCAAAGTGTAAAAAGATCTTGACCAAGTATGGATGACCCACATGTAACAATCAGGACctcttttcatgcttttttttttttttttttcccttgaaaGAGTCATGAAAAGGTTATGAAATGTGAGATGAGGATGTGTTAAGACAGGTGTGAGTGTTAAatcatcctcctccatctttcctgTTTGCTTAAACAGATAATGGGGGAATTCATAAAGCCATAAAGAATGAAAATCAGAACTTTGTCATCGCTGAATACAAACCTTTCAGTCACCGAACCCACGTTCTCGGCATCATCCTTCATCCTCCCTCTGTGAGTAATGGTACCACTGCCTACACAGCTGCTTCCTCCCAAGACATAGGTGGGAGTATGGAAGAGATTAATTCATGTGGCAATATGAATGGTTATAATCAGTAAAGTAGTAAAGAACGGTCTAAATTTCTTTGGATGAAGTCTGAATTATATATTAGTGAGTAAAGTTGCAGGACAATAATAaactctgttctgttctgtgtgtcaTTGCAGAAGAAGCTGTATGTCAGCTCCAGAAGTGAACTGGTCCAAATGGATGTGGCAAACTGTGGCCATTATGGAGTCAGCTGTGAGGAATGCGTCTTAGCCAGAGACCCCTATTGTGGCTGGAACCACACCCATTGCAGTCCACAGTAAGACCACCAGCCTTTACCTAGAGATAACGAAATAGcatcataacaataataaccTCATTTCACATGTAAAGATTACATGTATCGGCCCCTGTGTTAACGTTTTGTCGCAGTAAAGCTCCTTTACATTCACTGTCTCTTACCGAAACACATCGCGTGTTTGCTTGAGGTCTAAcaaacaagacttttttttcctttttttttttttattgttctttatttataCCATTTTGGCTTGCTTGTAGTTTCCTTCctcatctttgtttttgctACAAACCTTTTGATCATTGGAACAGTGTGGCAGAAATATGTGTTGTGTCTCAccgtgtgttcatgtgtataCGATGCAAACAAATCGGGGACCcgctcattaaaacatttctccatagtgctactagtggtcaaaaactccacaggctACCTCTAATTCATACACACACGTTCTCTGCTATTACAATGCACCTGCTAAAGAGGCTTCACTTCCAGGATGAAGCAACTGAGGTGACAGTGATGAGACTAAAAATgcatcacacagtcacacacaatgttactaaaatatctcaacactCAACAAACCCTGACAGCTAGTCATTGTCTGACAGCACATTTGCACTTACtaacttttattttgcacaCAGTTCCTGGTTTCAGTAGTCTGTCTTTTAATAACAACACTGCAATGCCCTTAATTCAACAGCTGTCAAAAGTTGCATGTTGCTGGTTTAGTGAAGCACAGAGCGCATTGGCTGTCATGAGGTTTGGAGGTTAAACGGCGCTCGAGTAAGGCTCATTGTCTCTGTGATGTTATTTCTGGTAAAGATCCAACTTAGATCAGACAACTTTTTTGCCCTCAAGCCTAGAAAACACAGCTGTGCCGATACTCATAGGATAATGGCTTCACCTCATCACCCTCTCCCCCTTCTTATCATCATATTGCTTAATTCACATTGAGCAACTTGGATGACAACAATGCTGTTAGTGTTTACTAAAATATTTGAACACTCTACACGCTAACCAGTCATTAGGTTTTTGTTTTAGAGAAGCCCGTGACTGTCATGAGGTTTGCATGCTAaacagcaccttttttttttttttttttttttgagttgtATAAAACTCACTCTCTGGTAATGTTTCAGAAAAGTTTCCTATTGTAatacatgtgtgaaataaatgatgggatttttatatttctcatcACAACAACTCAACACAGTCATCTTCTGTCAGGAAATATagcttaaaaaaaaccctgtagTCTCTTGGGGAAGTAGATAAAAAGTTTCTCGTCATCAGATAGACACAAGGTTTAGTCACCCGGAGTTTAACTATATTTAAAGTGAGACTGTAATGATATTACTGGTATACATGATCTATACAGTACAGTCATTAATTTCAAACATTACATTCTTTGGAGTTGTATGTTAAGCAAAAATGAGAGTCTGCTCATGGGTTTGAAATGAGCTGCTAAACCTGAAAGACTGCTTTCACTTTACAACAGGAAGAAAGTTTTACATTGCTTTTCTTAGAACAGAGGGAGGTGGGCCTCACCAGGGGGCTTCAGACTGTTTCCGGGGAGGTTTAgtgaatgaaactgaaaaaatatatgACATTAGTATTCAAAAGAAGATCTGGGGAATTATACTGTATTCATTACATTCCCAGAATCAGAAACTAAAAGATGCCTTGGGAGAGACCCCTTTTTAATGTATTTGGTGCAGTCTTGAGTGTGTGATCTAATAACACATAATTACGATTTCATTGAGTGAAAGTAAACTAAGGAAAGGTGAAAAGGTTCTTCCAACCTTTACTTGAGGGTAGGCACCGAAGTCTGACTTACTCAGCCACCGGAACCACATTTCCA
The Larimichthys crocea isolate SSNF chromosome VIII, L_crocea_2.0, whole genome shotgun sequence genome window above contains:
- the LOC104920742 gene encoding semaphorin-7A, producing the protein MRAVRSEHRGLRMILLTLYLLLSCLNNFTKANSTHLPRMIFTDKETTIVRLSLPDNHVPVRIVLEGEPGMATTAGQKDLISFNFQSPQKASVKHPVLWEECNGKSPEECNYNIAVMHKRNETNQTFVCGTNGQENVCCSMSLSKGKCIPSGKIKDIRRTIREFTMREGQPSVLVESAESAHLYITHSGSEGSNGIYKFGTNRLAPANHDKEQHYVGLVLSKQENNQDKVYGFYREKSKDRSMYSEMWLPFVTQVCTADIGGPKNTLQFFWTSQMNARLFCGDPERKQHFSELVDVATVHAEQWQDTRIYALFRNEWGMSAVCVYKIQDIDYIFKTSPFKGESENRSRECVSDSTKINFQTLMLIKKTSEMEKWILPVNNSGPLLFNHHNYTHINVDSSQHEHQPVLFLSLNNGGIHKAIKNENQNFVIAEYKPFSHRTHVLGIILHPPSKKLYVSSRSELVQMDVANCGHYGVSCEECVLARDPYCGWNHTHCSPHGKVQDVDKGDHSICKSVPNTETESMFLTASRRPVKDVNNIRVASGSRYFLRCPVSSRHAQYTWDQPKGNTSCSSKDQQCVLLIDSMGPEQAGSYRCVSEEMGYSRVLAQYQLESKAVGHSSSPLVWVCLMVALINSLSCSVITMNR